One Hydrogenophaga crassostreae genomic region harbors:
- the ubiE gene encoding bifunctional demethylmenaquinone methyltransferase/2-methoxy-6-polyprenyl-1,4-benzoquinol methylase UbiE: protein MASTHFGFETVDEREKARHVRGVFDSVAPKYDVMNDLMSAGLHRIWKKYTITVANPQPGDQVLDIAGGTGDLSLAFAGKVGPSGRVVHTDINEAMLREGRDRLLNKGVVLPTMVCDAEKLPFASESFNIVTVAFGLRNMTHKDQALKEMLRVLKPGGKLLVLEFSKVAKPLEKAYDWYSFNVLPKLGQLVAGDAASYKYLAESIRMHPGQEELRQLMKSVGFGHVDVHNLSAGVVALHLGIKC from the coding sequence ATGGCTTCCACACATTTTGGTTTTGAAACGGTAGACGAACGCGAAAAGGCGCGCCATGTGCGCGGCGTTTTCGACTCGGTAGCGCCCAAGTACGACGTGATGAACGACCTCATGTCGGCCGGTTTGCACCGCATTTGGAAAAAATACACGATCACCGTGGCCAATCCGCAGCCGGGCGATCAGGTGCTCGACATTGCCGGCGGTACTGGCGATCTGTCACTGGCGTTTGCAGGCAAGGTCGGTCCGTCCGGGCGCGTGGTGCACACCGACATCAACGAAGCGATGCTGCGCGAAGGGCGCGACCGGTTGTTGAACAAGGGCGTGGTCTTGCCGACCATGGTCTGCGACGCCGAGAAGCTGCCGTTTGCCAGTGAGTCGTTCAACATCGTGACCGTGGCTTTTGGTTTGCGCAACATGACGCACAAAGACCAGGCGCTGAAAGAAATGCTGCGCGTACTCAAGCCTGGCGGCAAGCTGCTGGTGCTTGAGTTTTCCAAGGTGGCCAAGCCGCTGGAGAAAGCCTATGACTGGTATTCATTCAACGTTTTGCCCAAGCTGGGCCAATTGGTGGCTGGTGACGCTGCCAGCTACAAGTACCTTGCCGAGTCGATCCGCATGCATCCGGGCCAGGAAGAACTGCGCCAGTTGATGAAGTCGGTGGGTTTTGGCCATGTCGATGTGCACAACCTGAGTGCCGGTGTGGTCGCTTTGCATTTGGGCATCAAGTGCTGA
- a CDS encoding ubiquinone biosynthesis accessory factor UbiJ translates to MSDAPNVSPSSRMPGFLQALLSKARPPEWVVDEMQNRVILFLNHVLMAEPQAQARLRRQMGKPVRVQWGDFHLTLAATAAGLLERPHASAKADLSVTLTQTSPIALAQSVIAGNRPGVDIQGDVQLAAEVAWLVDNVRWDLEEDLSRIVGDGAAHTLVRFASAAAQAIKGFVDRGPGGFGVQISKDPSPTRTNEPTA, encoded by the coding sequence ATGAGCGATGCCCCCAATGTTTCCCCCTCCAGCCGCATGCCCGGTTTCCTTCAAGCTTTGTTGAGCAAGGCCCGTCCGCCCGAATGGGTGGTCGATGAGATGCAGAACCGCGTGATTCTGTTTCTCAACCATGTATTGATGGCCGAGCCTCAAGCGCAAGCGCGTTTGCGCCGGCAAATGGGCAAACCCGTGCGTGTGCAGTGGGGTGATTTCCACCTTACGCTCGCGGCCACAGCCGCAGGGCTGCTTGAGCGGCCACACGCCAGTGCCAAAGCCGACCTTTCGGTCACGCTCACGCAAACTTCGCCCATTGCGTTGGCCCAGTCCGTGATCGCTGGCAATAGGCCGGGTGTGGATATTCAAGGCGACGTGCAGCTTGCCGCTGAAGTTGCCTGGCTGGTCGACAACGTGCGTTGGGACCTGGAAGAAGATTTGTCACGCATCGTTGGCGATGGTGCGGCCCACACGCTGGTGCGCTTCGCGAGCGCTGCAGCCCAAGCCATCAAGGGCTTTGTGGACCGTGGCCCGGGTGGCTTTGGGGTACAGATTTCCAAAGACCCATCGCCCACTCGCACCAACGAGCCCACAGCATGA
- a CDS encoding gamma-butyrobetaine hydroxylase-like domain-containing protein: MAGLNKHSPTPEDITVHSQSRVLEVLFSDGQRFRIPFELMRVYSPSAEVQGHGPGQETLQTGKRDVTIEGLAPVGNYAVQPTFSDGHDSGLFSWDYLYFLGSQEAKLWAEYNARLQTAGLDRDQSMIAASGKACGGH, encoded by the coding sequence ATGGCTGGACTGAACAAGCATTCCCCGACCCCCGAGGACATCACCGTGCACAGTCAGTCGCGTGTGCTGGAGGTGCTGTTCTCTGACGGGCAGCGGTTTCGCATTCCGTTCGAATTGATGCGGGTGTATTCACCTTCGGCCGAGGTTCAAGGCCACGGGCCGGGACAGGAGACCTTGCAGACCGGCAAGCGCGATGTGACGATTGAAGGGTTGGCGCCGGTGGGCAATTACGCGGTGCAGCCGACCTTTTCCGACGGCCATGACAGCGGGCTTTTTTCTTGGGACTACCTGTATTTCCTGGGCTCGCAGGAGGCCAAGTTGTGGGCTGAGTACAACGCTCGACTGCAAACCGCTGGTCTGGACCGCGATCAGTCCATGATTGCGGCCTCGGGTAAGGCTTGCGGGGGTCACTGA
- a CDS encoding Tim44 domain-containing protein: MRTVCHREFWVALVAIACVKGAWAVEKAATIAPESSATANTGSIVGLWSSIAALALLGVLVVGKMLRSRSGPGSDTRLNRENARVDPGDVQAATPRGYSSQNVGNDASARPWERQGSALDAGTAAGSQGGYSAIELQAEGTVTSVPNGFDVEAFLKASKANFVDLQAAWDRSDTASLRAMMTDGMLEQIKGQLIEREQDSVGAAHAPSQVEMLEAHLLGIEEQDEDFIASVEFSGLLREGSSIGPSPFRELWSITRPKEGGGWLVAGVQALQ, translated from the coding sequence ATGAGAACCGTTTGTCACAGGGAATTCTGGGTCGCGTTGGTGGCCATTGCTTGCGTGAAAGGGGCTTGGGCCGTGGAGAAGGCCGCCACTATCGCTCCTGAATCGTCGGCAACAGCAAACACGGGGAGCATTGTCGGGCTGTGGTCTTCCATCGCTGCCCTGGCGTTGCTGGGGGTATTGGTGGTCGGAAAAATGCTGCGTTCTCGCAGCGGCCCAGGCTCCGACACCCGGTTGAACCGTGAAAACGCCCGGGTAGATCCTGGCGATGTTCAAGCCGCTACGCCGCGTGGTTACAGCTCGCAGAATGTGGGCAATGATGCATCGGCCAGGCCTTGGGAGCGCCAAGGGTCGGCCCTGGATGCAGGTACGGCGGCGGGTAGCCAGGGCGGCTACAGTGCGATCGAATTGCAGGCAGAAGGCACTGTAACGAGCGTGCCCAATGGGTTCGATGTCGAAGCGTTTCTCAAGGCATCCAAAGCCAATTTTGTGGATTTGCAGGCCGCTTGGGACCGTTCCGACACGGCCAGCCTACGTGCCATGATGACCGATGGCATGCTGGAACAAATCAAGGGCCAGCTGATCGAGCGCGAGCAAGACAGTGTTGGCGCTGCCCATGCCCCATCTCAAGTGGAGATGCTGGAAGCGCATTTGCTGGGCATAGAAGAGCAGGACGAAGACTTCATAGCCAGCGTTGAATTTTCCGGCCTGCTCCGCGAAGGCTCATCGATCGGTCCCAGCCCGTTTCGTGAGTTGTGGAGCATCACGCGCCCCAAAGAAGGTGGTGGTTGGTTGGTGGCTGGGGTACAAGCGCTTCAATAA